A part of Streptomyces sp. DSM 40750 genomic DNA contains:
- a CDS encoding alpha/beta fold hydrolase, producing the protein MHDLVRAPDHVRTADGRRLRVECAGDPDGRPVFLLHGMPGSRVGPRPRSMFLYHRGARLISYDRPGYGGSDRRPGRRVVDAVEDVEVVADALGLERFAVVGRSGGAPHALACAALLPHRVTRAAALVTLAPQDAEGLDWFAGMAPHNVREFHTALTDPRGFVARLIPRSAAIRSDPARLLDELRGDLTDEDRMIVSDDGIRSMLLRNYQEALRTSPYGWIDDALALTGPWGFDPAEIKVPVLLWHAGKDVFTPSAHSSWLAERIPHAIAVCEPAAAHFAAIRALPDVLSWLLTTTEPSAASVA; encoded by the coding sequence GTGCATGACCTCGTACGGGCGCCGGACCATGTCCGGACGGCCGACGGGCGGCGGTTACGGGTCGAGTGCGCGGGGGATCCGGACGGTCGGCCGGTGTTCCTGTTGCACGGGATGCCGGGGAGCAGGGTGGGGCCCAGACCGCGGTCCATGTTCCTGTACCACCGCGGCGCGCGGCTGATCAGTTACGACCGTCCGGGGTACGGGGGCTCGGACCGGCGGCCGGGGCGGCGGGTCGTGGACGCCGTGGAGGACGTCGAAGTCGTCGCGGACGCACTGGGGCTGGAGCGTTTTGCGGTGGTGGGCCGGTCCGGCGGGGCCCCGCACGCGCTGGCCTGCGCCGCGCTGCTGCCGCACCGGGTGACCCGGGCGGCCGCGCTCGTGACGCTCGCGCCGCAGGACGCGGAGGGGCTCGACTGGTTCGCGGGGATGGCGCCGCACAACGTCCGTGAGTTCCATACGGCGCTCACCGATCCCCGGGGATTCGTCGCCAGGCTGATCCCCCGGTCGGCCGCCATCCGTTCCGACCCCGCCCGGCTGCTCGACGAACTGCGCGGCGACCTCACGGACGAGGACCGGATGATCGTCTCGGACGACGGCATCCGGTCGATGCTGCTGCGCAACTACCAAGAGGCGCTGCGGACCTCGCCGTACGGCTGGATCGACGACGCGCTCGCGCTGACCGGCCCCTGGGGGTTCGATCCCGCCGAGATCAAGGTGCCTGTGCTGCTCTGGCATGCCGGGAAGGACGTCTTCACCCCGTCCGCCCACTCCTCCTGGCTCGCCGAACGCATCCCCCACGCCATCGCCGTCTGCGAACCCGCCGCCGCCCACTTCGCCGCGATTCGGGCTCTGCCGGACGTCCTGAGCTGGCTCCTCACCACGACCGAGCCGAGCGCGGCGTCAGTGGCGTGA
- the kstD gene encoding 3-oxosteroid 1-dehydrogenase encodes MSKSADPERRTAAQAGPSRRRVLGTAAGAGAVLATTGGLAGTAAAAAPPLLGTYDVVVIGSGAAGMTAALTAAKQGLSCVVVEKAGTFGGSAARSGAGIWLPNNSVIKAAGVPDTPAKAATYLAAVVGDDVPADRQKAFLDHGPAMLSFVMANSPLRFRWMEGYSDYYPELPGGLPNGRSIEPDQLDGNVLGDELARLNPAYLAVPAGMVVFSADYKWLALTAVSAKGLAVATECLARGTRAALLGQKPLTMGQALAGGLRAGLLGAGVPVWLNTPLTDLHMENGAVTGAVVTRNGSPGLVRARRGVIVGSGGFEHNAAMRAQYQEQPVGTQWTVGAKENTGDGIRAGQRAGADVDLMDDAWWGPAIPTPGQPWFCLAERTLPGGLLVNAAGARFVNEAGPYSDVVHTMYERDTPSAGHIPAWLIVDQNYRNRYLFKDIAPTFPFPAEWYDAGAVHKAWTLDALATAIGVPAAALRSTVDRFNSLARQGDDTDFGRGDSAYDHYYTDPSVQPNSCLAPLWLPPFYALRIVPGDLGTKGGLLTDARARVLRPDGSVIPGLYAAGNASAAVMGRSYAGAGSTIGPAMTFGYVAALDIAGKP; translated from the coding sequence ATGTCCAAGAGCGCGGATCCTGAGAGACGTACGGCGGCACAGGCCGGGCCTTCGCGCCGGCGGGTGCTCGGCACGGCCGCGGGCGCGGGTGCCGTACTCGCGACGACCGGTGGGCTCGCGGGGACGGCCGCGGCCGCCGCCCCGCCCCTGCTCGGCACCTACGACGTCGTCGTCATCGGCTCCGGGGCCGCCGGGATGACCGCCGCGCTCACGGCGGCCAAGCAGGGGCTGAGCTGTGTCGTCGTGGAGAAGGCGGGGACGTTCGGGGGGTCCGCGGCGCGCTCGGGGGCGGGGATCTGGCTGCCGAACAACAGCGTGATCAAGGCGGCCGGGGTGCCGGACACACCGGCCAAGGCGGCCACCTACCTCGCCGCCGTGGTCGGGGACGACGTGCCCGCCGACCGGCAGAAGGCCTTCCTCGACCACGGGCCCGCCATGCTGTCGTTCGTCATGGCGAACAGCCCGTTGCGGTTCCGGTGGATGGAGGGGTACAGCGACTACTACCCGGAGCTGCCGGGCGGGCTGCCGAACGGGCGGTCCATCGAGCCGGACCAGCTCGACGGGAACGTGCTGGGCGATGAGCTGGCGCGGCTGAATCCGGCCTATCTCGCCGTCCCGGCCGGGATGGTGGTGTTCAGCGCCGACTACAAGTGGCTGGCGCTGACCGCGGTGAGCGCGAAGGGGCTGGCCGTCGCCACGGAATGTCTCGCGCGGGGCACGCGGGCGGCACTGCTCGGGCAGAAGCCGCTCACCATGGGGCAGGCACTGGCGGGCGGACTGCGGGCCGGGCTGCTCGGCGCCGGTGTGCCGGTGTGGCTCAACACCCCTTTGACGGACCTGCACATGGAGAACGGGGCGGTGACGGGAGCGGTCGTCACCCGCAACGGCTCCCCCGGACTGGTCCGCGCCCGCCGGGGCGTGATCGTCGGCTCCGGCGGCTTCGAGCACAACGCGGCCATGCGGGCGCAGTACCAGGAGCAGCCGGTCGGGACGCAGTGGACGGTCGGAGCGAAGGAGAACACCGGGGACGGGATTCGCGCCGGGCAGCGGGCGGGCGCCGATGTGGACCTGATGGACGACGCCTGGTGGGGGCCGGCCATCCCCACCCCCGGCCAGCCGTGGTTCTGTCTCGCCGAACGCACGCTCCCCGGTGGGCTGTTGGTCAACGCGGCCGGTGCGCGGTTCGTCAACGAGGCGGGGCCGTACAGCGATGTCGTCCACACGATGTACGAGCGCGACACCCCGTCCGCCGGGCACATCCCGGCCTGGCTGATCGTCGACCAGAACTACCGCAACCGGTACCTCTTCAAGGACATCGCGCCGACCTTCCCGTTCCCCGCGGAGTGGTACGACGCCGGGGCCGTCCACAAGGCGTGGACCCTGGACGCGCTCGCCACCGCCATCGGTGTCCCGGCCGCCGCCCTGCGCTCCACCGTCGACCGCTTCAACTCCCTTGCCCGGCAAGGAGACGACACCGACTTCGGGCGCGGCGACAGCGCGTACGACCACTACTACACGGACCCGTCGGTCCAGCCCAACTCCTGCCTGGCACCCCTGTGGCTACCGCCGTTCTACGCCCTTCGGATCGTCCCGGGCGACCTCGGCACCAAGGGCGGCCTCCTCACCGACGCCCGCGCCCGTGTCCTGCGCCCGGACGGTTCGGTGATCCCCGGCCTGTACGCGGCGGGCAACGCCAGCGCCGCCGTGATGGGCCGCAGTTACGCGGGCGCCGGGTCGACGATCGGCCCGGCGATGACGTTCGGCTATGTGGCGGCGCTGGACATCGCGGGGAAGCCGTAG
- a CDS encoding GNAT family N-acetyltransferase, with translation MTDLDIRRVDGAAGDEELEAWRYVHNTIIPTHLLSLDDVRERAVRHHLELAYADGVLVGNSTVRPPEGDTATATVIARVLAEHRRRGFGEQLYERASRRARELGARVIETCVLESNGDGLRFALKHGFTETERYLLDGDTIPWIDLRHLG, from the coding sequence GTGACCGACCTCGACATCAGACGTGTGGACGGTGCCGCCGGCGACGAGGAACTCGAAGCCTGGCGGTACGTCCACAACACGATCATCCCCACACACCTGCTCTCCCTCGACGACGTCCGCGAGCGCGCCGTACGCCACCACCTCGAACTCGCCTACGCCGACGGCGTCCTCGTGGGCAACTCCACGGTCCGTCCGCCCGAGGGGGACACCGCCACGGCCACGGTGATCGCGCGGGTGCTCGCCGAACACCGGCGGCGCGGATTCGGCGAGCAGTTGTACGAGCGGGCGTCGCGGCGGGCGCGGGAGCTGGGTGCCCGGGTGATCGAGACCTGCGTACTGGAATCGAACGGGGACGGACTGCGGTTCGCGCTCAAGCACGGGTTCACGGAGACCGAGCGCTATCTGCTGGACGGCGACACGATCCCGTGGATCGATCTACGACACCTGGGCTGA
- a CDS encoding cyclase family protein, with amino-acid sequence MSEHSGDQGVEQGRNGVRHGDGGAGRKTVRGRGGRQVVDLSHRIRHGMVTYPGLPAPEIGEHLTRDASRAIYAPGTEFAIGRISMVSNTGTYLDSPYHRFGGGHDLAALPIDRFTDLDGIVVRVQDTGRRAVDREALLPYDVTGRAVLIHTGWDRHWGTDQYGQGHPYLTADAVARLVEQGAALVGIDSLNIDDTDDGTRPAHTGLLAAGIPVVEHLRGLEQLPPQGFRFHAAPPAVEGMGTFPVRAYALLDDDDVSRLTP; translated from the coding sequence ATGAGCGAGCACAGTGGTGATCAGGGCGTTGAGCAGGGCCGGAACGGCGTACGGCACGGTGACGGGGGCGCGGGCCGGAAGACCGTGCGGGGGAGGGGCGGGCGCCAGGTCGTCGACCTCAGCCACCGCATCCGGCACGGGATGGTCACCTACCCGGGGCTTCCCGCGCCCGAGATCGGCGAGCACCTCACCCGGGACGCCTCGCGGGCGATCTACGCGCCCGGCACCGAGTTCGCCATCGGCCGTATCTCGATGGTGTCCAACACCGGCACCTACCTCGACAGCCCCTACCACCGGTTCGGCGGCGGACACGATCTCGCCGCGCTCCCGATCGACAGGTTCACCGACCTCGACGGCATCGTCGTACGCGTCCAGGACACCGGGCGCCGGGCCGTGGACCGGGAGGCGCTGCTGCCGTACGACGTCACGGGGCGGGCCGTGCTGATCCACACCGGCTGGGACCGGCACTGGGGCACGGACCAGTACGGGCAGGGCCACCCCTACCTGACCGCCGACGCCGTGGCCCGGCTCGTCGAGCAGGGCGCCGCACTCGTCGGCATCGACTCCCTCAACATCGACGACACCGACGACGGCACCCGCCCCGCCCACACCGGCCTGCTCGCCGCCGGCATTCCCGTCGTGGAACACCTGCGCGGCCTGGAGCAACTGCCCCCGCAGGGCTTCCGCTTCCACGCCGCACCACCGGCCGTCGAAGGCATGGGCACGTTCCCGGTACGGGCATACGCGCTGCTCGACGACGATGACGTGTCTAGGCTCACTCCGTGA
- a CDS encoding LysR family transcriptional regulator, with translation MELDPRRLRVLRAVALRGGVVDAAKVLHLTPSAVSQHLAQLEREVGQPLVDRSRRRAGLTPAGRLLAARAERIEQELAEARRELAELTGRSTGPVTVAAFSSAVCHLLVPALAALARTHPGLEPRVVEAEGPEAWRELRTGGLDLLVVEYDADDPDPDEQWRDLASAPVADDEYRVITPADWSPRPRSVRDLADRPWIAAPPATACGRALTRISAQYGFTPHRAHTALEFPTALSLVRAGLGAAVVPTLALTEAPPDTVALPTVPMAGHRRIAAVWLASPSGPQPLTSTLVEALRQSATDLGLDPATSG, from the coding sequence ATGGAACTGGACCCCCGTCGGCTGCGCGTCCTGCGTGCGGTGGCGTTGCGCGGTGGTGTGGTGGACGCGGCCAAGGTGCTGCATCTGACCCCGTCGGCCGTGTCCCAGCATCTCGCGCAGTTGGAGCGGGAGGTGGGTCAGCCGCTGGTGGACCGTTCGCGGCGCCGGGCGGGGCTGACTCCGGCGGGCCGGTTGCTGGCGGCGCGGGCCGAGCGCATCGAGCAGGAGCTGGCCGAGGCGCGCCGTGAACTCGCCGAGCTGACCGGCCGTTCGACCGGGCCGGTGACGGTCGCCGCGTTCTCCTCGGCGGTCTGCCACCTGCTCGTCCCCGCCCTCGCCGCCCTCGCCCGCACCCACCCCGGTCTGGAACCGAGGGTGGTGGAGGCGGAGGGCCCCGAGGCCTGGCGCGAGCTGCGCACCGGCGGTCTGGACCTGCTGGTGGTCGAGTACGACGCCGATGATCCCGATCCGGACGAGCAGTGGCGCGACCTGGCGTCCGCGCCGGTCGCCGACGACGAGTACCGCGTGATCACGCCCGCCGACTGGTCACCGCGGCCCCGCTCGGTGCGGGACCTCGCCGATCGCCCCTGGATCGCGGCCCCGCCCGCCACGGCGTGCGGCCGCGCCCTGACCCGCATCTCCGCCCAGTACGGCTTCACCCCCCACCGCGCCCACACCGCCCTGGAGTTCCCGACGGCCCTGTCCCTGGTCCGGGCGGGCCTGGGCGCGGCTGTCGTCCCGACGCTGGCCCTCACCGAAGCCCCACCCGACACCGTGGCCCTCCCCACCGTCCCGATGGCGGGCCACCGCCGCATCGCCGCGGTATGGCTCGCGTCTCCGTCCGGCCCCCAGCCCCTGACATCGACTCTGGTCGAGGCGCTCCGCCAGTCGGCCACGGACTTGGGGCTGGACCCTGCGACTTCCGGCTGA
- a CDS encoding MCE family protein, translated as MITRTVKAQLLAFAVLTGVGVSYVGAEYTGLVDDVLDRGYTVRADFAASGGIFSGAEVTYRGVPVGRVGELRLSGSGVSVALEIEDHAPRIPADTLAVVANRSAVGEQYVDLQPRRTGGPYLLDGSPIPRERTRVPLPTTDLVVSLDRLVNSVGKDDLRTTVDELGKAFSGTGPRLSRLVDSGNELVEAASDTLPETISLIEDSRTVLKTQSDQGSAIKSFSRDLAALTAELKSSDGDLRRLIDNAVPAAQEIDSLLKSTRPDLPVLLANLISGGQVTVARLPGVEQALVTFPVVVAGSYTVVPGDGTTHFGLVLGADDPPPCTQGYGGTQRRDPADTSTRPANTDARCTAPRGSDTSVRGAQNAPGASAGSYGADRATYVTPYDPDTGTATGPDGTTVEIGSTGGEQTVFGKESWQWLLVGPMA; from the coding sequence GTGATCACACGTACGGTCAAGGCCCAGCTGCTCGCCTTCGCCGTCCTCACCGGCGTGGGTGTGTCGTACGTCGGCGCCGAGTACACGGGACTGGTGGACGACGTCCTCGACCGCGGCTACACCGTACGGGCCGACTTCGCCGCGTCCGGGGGCATCTTCTCCGGCGCCGAGGTCACCTACCGAGGGGTGCCGGTGGGCCGGGTGGGCGAGCTGCGGCTGTCCGGCTCAGGGGTGTCGGTGGCCCTGGAGATCGAGGACCACGCACCTCGTATTCCGGCCGACACCCTGGCGGTGGTCGCCAACCGTTCGGCGGTGGGCGAGCAGTACGTCGATCTGCAACCGCGGCGGACCGGCGGCCCGTACCTGCTCGACGGCAGCCCGATACCGCGCGAGCGCACCCGGGTGCCGCTGCCCACCACCGACCTCGTCGTCAGCCTCGACCGGCTGGTCAACTCGGTCGGCAAGGACGATCTGCGGACCACCGTCGACGAGTTGGGCAAGGCCTTCTCCGGCACCGGGCCACGGCTGAGCCGGCTGGTGGACTCGGGCAACGAACTCGTCGAGGCGGCGTCCGACACGCTCCCGGAGACGATCTCGCTGATCGAGGACTCGCGGACGGTACTCAAGACACAGTCCGACCAGGGTTCGGCCATCAAGTCGTTCTCCCGCGATCTGGCGGCGCTCACGGCGGAGTTGAAGTCGAGTGACGGGGACCTGCGCCGGCTGATCGACAACGCGGTGCCCGCCGCTCAGGAGATCGACTCCCTGCTGAAGTCCACCCGGCCGGATCTGCCGGTCCTGCTGGCCAACCTCATCAGCGGCGGCCAGGTCACCGTGGCGCGGCTGCCCGGAGTCGAACAGGCCCTGGTCACCTTCCCGGTCGTCGTCGCCGGCAGCTACACGGTCGTCCCGGGCGACGGCACCACCCACTTCGGCCTCGTCCTGGGCGCCGACGACCCGCCGCCGTGCACCCAGGGGTACGGCGGGACACAGCGGCGCGACCCCGCCGACACCAGCACACGCCCCGCGAACACCGACGCGCGCTGCACGGCGCCGCGCGGCAGCGACACCTCGGTGCGCGGCGCGCAGAACGCCCCCGGCGCCTCGGCGGGTTCGTACGGCGCCGACCGGGCCACGTACGTCACCCCGTACGACCCGGACACCGGCACCGCCACCGGCCCGGACGGGACAACCGTCGAGATCGGCTCGACGGGCGGCGAACAGACCGTCTTCGGAAAGGAGTCATGGCAATGGCTACTCGTCGGACCGATGGCATGA
- a CDS encoding MCE family protein — MSAARKGRMVAWTAAGSLLLSGCGFNGWYDVQLPGGAAADGRAYHVTVEFRDVLDLVPQSAVKVDGVTVGAVEKVELDGWHARVRLRVADSVKLPANAVADLRQTSMLGEKYVALAAPVGTAPVGRLRDGDRVPLSRSGRNPEIEEVLSALSALLNGGGVAQLKTITVELNKALEGRENRVRSLLTELDTFLGGLDGQRADIVRALKGIDRLAKRLRKEEKTIAEAVDTLPPALKVLADQRRDLTRMLTALSKLGKTGTRVVNASRDDTVANLKQLRPILQQLDKAGDDLPNSLELLTTYPFPRNVVDAVEGDYVNLAVTADLDLAGIYGNVTDKPGESGGSGEGDEGSDTPDLPEVPDLPDVPGVPTPTALPKAPEVPVEPSAPTDGDDLLCPPVCTAGYGPRADSGRLPAGIDLALAELMLKGIQP; from the coding sequence ATGAGCGCGGCGCGCAAGGGACGGATGGTCGCGTGGACGGCCGCCGGTTCGCTGCTGCTGTCGGGCTGCGGGTTCAACGGCTGGTACGACGTCCAGCTCCCCGGAGGAGCGGCGGCGGACGGCCGCGCCTACCACGTCACGGTCGAGTTCAGGGACGTACTGGACCTGGTGCCGCAGTCGGCGGTCAAGGTCGACGGCGTCACCGTGGGCGCGGTCGAGAAGGTGGAGCTGGACGGCTGGCACGCCCGGGTGCGACTGCGCGTCGCCGACTCGGTGAAGCTGCCCGCCAACGCGGTCGCCGATCTCCGCCAGACCAGCATGCTCGGCGAGAAGTACGTGGCGCTGGCCGCGCCGGTCGGCACCGCGCCCGTCGGACGGCTCCGCGACGGCGACCGCGTCCCGCTGTCCCGCAGCGGACGCAACCCGGAGATCGAGGAGGTGCTGTCCGCCCTGTCCGCGCTCCTCAACGGCGGTGGCGTCGCCCAGCTCAAGACGATCACCGTGGAGCTCAACAAGGCTCTGGAGGGCCGCGAGAACCGGGTCAGGTCCCTGCTCACGGAACTGGACACGTTCCTCGGCGGCCTCGACGGGCAGCGCGCGGACATCGTCCGCGCCCTCAAGGGCATCGACCGGCTGGCCAAGCGGCTGAGGAAGGAGGAGAAGACGATCGCCGAGGCCGTCGACACGCTGCCGCCCGCGCTGAAGGTCCTCGCCGACCAGCGCCGAGACCTGACACGGATGCTCACCGCCCTGTCGAAGCTGGGCAAGACCGGTACCCGCGTCGTGAACGCCTCGCGGGACGACACCGTCGCCAATCTCAAGCAGCTGAGGCCGATCCTGCAGCAGCTCGACAAGGCGGGCGACGACCTGCCCAACTCCCTTGAGCTGCTGACCACTTATCCGTTCCCGCGCAACGTGGTCGACGCCGTCGAGGGCGACTACGTCAACCTCGCGGTCACCGCCGACCTCGACCTGGCGGGCATCTACGGCAACGTCACGGACAAGCCCGGCGAGTCCGGCGGCTCCGGTGAGGGTGACGAAGGCTCCGACACCCCGGACCTGCCGGAAGTGCCGGACCTCCCGGATGTGCCCGGTGTGCCGACGCCGACCGCGCTGCCCAAGGCCCCGGAGGTTCCGGTCGAGCCTTCGGCGCCCACGGACGGCGACGACCTGCTGTGCCCGCCGGTGTGCACCGCGGGCTACGGCCCCCGAGCGGACTCGGGCCGCCTCCCGGCGGGGATCGACCTCGCGCTCGCCGAGCTCATGCTGAAGGGAATCCAGCCGTGA
- a CDS encoding MCE family protein, translating to MTRRPSVPRTLALLTALAVLATLAGVLWPRPQAVRVTAYFPRTVGIYPGSDVRVLGVRIGEVKRITPEGSRVRVELEYEEGRRLPADAQAAIINSSVVSDRYVQLLPVYREGPVLRDGDVIPESRTAVPVELDRIFDSLHTTSEALGPEGANKDGSLSRLLGVSADNLEGQGENLNQTVEDLSQAVTTLSDGRGDLFGTVQNLQVFTAALAADDRRVRSFNGSLADVAEQLAGERKDLAAALEHLGAALGDVSEFVKKNKKSLTSNVRGLSKVTKVLVTQRAALEELLEVAPTGLSNLQNAYNASAGTLDTRNNPEEPQDPASLLCSLLKTTGDEGGKNPDCAELKKLFDSLPEVPTAPATTGTVDRTLGGILEARA from the coding sequence ATGACCAGGCGCCCGTCCGTTCCGCGCACCCTGGCACTGCTCACCGCGCTCGCGGTCCTCGCCACGCTCGCCGGCGTACTGTGGCCGCGCCCCCAGGCCGTCCGGGTCACGGCGTACTTCCCGCGCACCGTCGGTATCTACCCCGGCTCGGACGTCCGCGTCCTCGGCGTCCGTATCGGCGAGGTCAAGCGGATCACGCCGGAGGGCAGCCGGGTGCGCGTCGAGCTGGAGTACGAGGAGGGCCGCAGGCTGCCCGCGGACGCGCAGGCCGCCATCATCAACTCCTCGGTGGTCAGCGACCGTTACGTGCAGCTGCTGCCGGTGTACCGCGAGGGCCCGGTGCTGCGGGACGGCGACGTCATTCCCGAGTCGCGCACGGCCGTCCCCGTCGAGCTGGACCGGATCTTCGACAGCCTGCACACCACGTCCGAGGCGCTCGGCCCGGAGGGCGCGAACAAGGACGGCTCCCTGTCGCGGCTGCTGGGCGTGAGCGCGGACAACCTCGAAGGCCAGGGCGAGAACCTCAACCAGACCGTCGAGGATCTCTCGCAGGCCGTCACCACCCTGTCCGACGGGCGGGGTGACCTGTTCGGCACCGTACAGAACCTCCAGGTGTTCACGGCCGCGCTGGCCGCCGACGACCGACGCGTCCGGTCGTTCAACGGCAGCCTCGCCGACGTGGCGGAGCAGCTCGCCGGGGAGCGCAAGGACCTCGCGGCGGCGCTGGAGCACCTGGGTGCGGCACTCGGCGACGTGTCGGAGTTCGTGAAGAAGAACAAGAAGTCACTGACCTCGAACGTGCGGGGCCTCAGCAAGGTCACCAAGGTCCTGGTCACCCAACGCGCCGCGCTGGAGGAGCTGTTGGAGGTCGCCCCCACGGGTCTGTCGAACCTGCAGAACGCCTACAACGCCTCCGCCGGGACGCTCGACACCCGCAACAACCCCGAGGAGCCGCAGGACCCGGCATCCCTCCTGTGCTCCCTTCTGAAGACGACCGGGGACGAGGGCGGCAAGAACCCCGACTGCGCGGAGCTGAAGAAGCTCTTCGACTCCCTGCCCGAGGTACCGACGGCCCCCGCCACGACGGGCACGGTCGACCGCACGCTCGGCGGAATCCTGGAGGCCCGAGCATGA
- a CDS encoding MCE family protein: MRIRIVPRGTRRRRPEPLMKVRVLPPRLPRIRLPRKAGRPRLKPFRDRNPVVVGAVGLTTLALLTVAAFNADSLPVIGGGETYSAAFSEAGGLKPGDEVRIAGVKVGKVEDVDLDGDHVKVNFKVKHDPDFGTGTGASIRVKTILGAKYLALHPKGPGQLEPGSEIPLRRTVSAYDVVQAFSDLTTTTEEVDTEQLAKALDTISTTFQDSPEEVRASIKGLSRISRTVASRDKALRGLLDHANGVTGVLADHSEDFSALVKDGDKLFKEISKRRAAIHKLLKNSALLGIELSGLVEDNREEIGPALKNLNTFVRMLERNQASLDRSVKLLAPYVRVFTNTLGNGQWFDSYVQNLVAAPVVPRTGGSR, translated from the coding sequence ATGAGGATCCGCATCGTGCCGCGCGGGACGCGGCGCCGCCGCCCCGAGCCCCTGATGAAGGTGCGCGTCCTGCCACCGAGGCTGCCGAGGATCAGGCTGCCCCGGAAGGCGGGCCGCCCGCGGCTGAAGCCGTTCCGGGACCGCAACCCCGTGGTCGTCGGCGCGGTCGGGCTCACCACCCTCGCGCTGCTGACCGTGGCCGCGTTCAACGCCGACAGCCTGCCGGTGATCGGCGGCGGCGAGACGTACAGCGCCGCCTTCTCGGAGGCGGGCGGCCTCAAGCCGGGCGACGAGGTGCGGATCGCCGGGGTCAAGGTCGGCAAGGTCGAGGACGTCGATCTGGACGGCGACCACGTCAAGGTGAACTTCAAGGTCAAGCACGACCCGGACTTCGGCACCGGGACCGGTGCGTCGATCCGGGTCAAGACGATCCTCGGCGCGAAGTACCTGGCGCTGCACCCGAAGGGACCGGGCCAACTGGAACCGGGCAGCGAGATCCCGCTGCGGCGGACGGTGTCCGCGTACGACGTCGTGCAGGCGTTCAGCGACCTGACGACCACGACGGAGGAGGTCGACACGGAACAGCTCGCCAAGGCGCTGGACACGATCTCCACCACCTTCCAGGACTCGCCCGAGGAGGTCCGGGCCTCCATCAAGGGACTGTCACGGATCTCCCGGACGGTGGCCTCGCGCGACAAGGCGCTGCGCGGGCTCCTCGACCACGCGAACGGGGTCACCGGGGTGCTGGCCGACCACTCGGAGGACTTCTCCGCGCTGGTGAAGGACGGCGACAAGCTGTTCAAGGAGATCAGCAAGCGGCGCGCCGCGATCCACAAACTGCTCAAGAACTCCGCCCTGCTGGGCATCGAGCTCTCCGGCCTGGTCGAGGACAACCGGGAGGAGATCGGGCCTGCGCTCAAGAACCTCAACACCTTCGTCAGGATGCTCGAACGCAACCAGGCGAGCCTGGACCGGAGCGTCAAGCTGCTCGCGCCCTATGTCCGGGTCTTCACCAACACCCTCGGCAACGGCCAGTGGTTCGACTCCTACGTCCAGAACCTGGTCGCCGCCCCGGTGGTGCCACGTACGGGAGGCTCACGATGA
- a CDS encoding MCE family protein: MRTTGARQAAAPLVKFGLFALVTILATALLAATIVNISFAPKDTYRAVFSDVTGLEEGDDIRVAGVRVGEVEGIRIKDRTLAEVTFTVIADRPLLTSTGAVVRYRNLVGQRYIALTEGVGDSTRLRPGGTIPLSRTQPALDLNALLNGFKPLFAALSPNDVNQLATEIIKTLQGEGGTVNSLLAHTASLTTTLADRDELIGSVIDNLNSVLKTLDRRGARFSGLLKQLRRVISGLSTDRKPIGKSLVSIGDLTEATSGLLHDARPPLKDDIAELGELTGTLNRNEKTVEGVLKRLPNKLTELTGTASYGSWFNFYLCDFDGRIVLPKTEQVLTPEFHVARARCGA, from the coding sequence ATGAGGACCACAGGAGCCCGTCAAGCCGCCGCCCCGCTGGTGAAGTTCGGCCTCTTCGCGCTGGTCACGATCCTGGCGACGGCCCTGCTCGCCGCCACCATCGTCAACATCTCCTTCGCGCCGAAGGACACCTACCGGGCGGTGTTCAGCGATGTGACCGGCCTGGAGGAGGGCGACGACATCCGCGTGGCCGGGGTGCGGGTCGGCGAGGTCGAGGGCATCCGGATCAAGGACCGGACGCTGGCCGAGGTCACCTTCACGGTCATCGCGGACCGCCCACTGCTCACCAGTACCGGCGCGGTCGTCCGCTACCGGAACCTGGTCGGGCAGCGGTACATCGCGCTCACCGAGGGCGTCGGCGACAGCACCCGGCTGCGGCCCGGCGGCACCATCCCGCTGTCCAGGACCCAGCCCGCGCTGGACCTCAACGCGCTGCTGAACGGTTTCAAGCCGCTGTTCGCCGCCCTCAGCCCGAACGACGTCAACCAACTCGCCACCGAGATCATCAAAACCCTCCAGGGCGAGGGCGGCACGGTGAACAGCCTGCTCGCGCACACGGCGTCCCTCACCACGACGCTCGCCGACCGCGACGAGCTGATCGGCTCCGTGATCGACAACCTCAACTCCGTACTGAAGACGCTCGACCGGCGAGGTGCCCGCTTCTCCGGGCTGCTGAAGCAACTGCGGCGGGTGATCTCCGGACTGTCCACGGACCGCAAGCCCATCGGGAAGTCCCTGGTGAGCATCGGCGACCTCACGGAGGCCACGTCGGGACTCCTGCACGACGCCCGCCCGCCGCTGAAGGACGACATCGCCGAGCTGGGCGAGCTCACCGGAACGCTGAACAGGAACGAGAAGACCGTGGAGGGCGTGCTGAAGCGGCTGCCGAACAAGCTCACCGAGCTGACGGGGACGGCGTCCTACGGCTCGTGGTTCAACTTCTACCTCTGCGACTTCGACGGACGGATCGTGCTGCCGAAGACGGAGCAGGTACTCACCCCAGAGTTCCACGTGGCGCGGGCGAGGTGCGGCGCATGA